A single window of Mycolicibacterium aurum DNA harbors:
- a CDS encoding nitroreductase family deazaflavin-dependent oxidoreductase: MADFDKDRLIADTAALDEFNRNIVEEFRANGGKVGGPFEGGTLLLLHTTGAKSGKTRLSPLAYLTIDDRMLIVGSYAGAPKHPAWVHNLRAHPRAFIEIGTEAYDVDVRELPDDERDAMYPKLVELAPVFAEYQSKTARAIPLFELTRA, translated from the coding sequence ATGGCTGATTTCGACAAAGACAGACTGATCGCCGACACCGCGGCGCTCGACGAGTTCAACCGCAACATCGTCGAGGAGTTCCGCGCCAACGGCGGAAAGGTCGGCGGCCCGTTCGAGGGCGGCACGCTGCTACTGCTGCACACCACCGGCGCCAAGTCGGGCAAAACCCGGCTCTCTCCGCTGGCGTACCTGACGATCGACGACAGGATGCTGATCGTCGGGTCCTATGCCGGTGCCCCGAAACATCCGGCCTGGGTGCACAATCTGCGGGCTCATCCGCGGGCGTTCATCGAGATCGGCACCGAGGCCTACGATGTCGATGTCCGCGAACTGCCGGATGACGAACGCGACGCGATGTACCCGAAGCTGGTCGAACTCGCGCCGGTGTTCGCCGAATATCAGTCCAAGACGGCGCGGGCGATCCCGCTGTTCGAGCTCACCCGCGCCTGA
- a CDS encoding ABC transporter ATP-binding protein, with product MATVRFAGVNKSYGDAAVVSDLDLELPDGSFTVLVGPSGCGKSTSLRMLAGLETVTSGTITIGDRDITNLQPRERDIAMVFQNYALYPHLSVLENIAFPLRANRTPRRAAVTRATEIGESLGLGKLMNRKPKDLSGGQQQRVAIGRAIIREPSVFLFDEPLSNLDAKLRVETRTELLQIQRRLGITSVYVTHDQEEAMTLSDRMVVMRDGKIAQQGTPQEVYGTPADTFVAAFVGSPKMNLVDGELSGETFTLPSGFTLTVDADAGRGPVTLGVRPDDLLPTLSEDDAAARVSLIEHLGPRAIVTIEARGTTLTSVVESSRLAGITEGTAVDLAVRPGATHLFDPTTGQRLVGSNNR from the coding sequence ATGGCAACCGTCAGATTCGCCGGCGTCAACAAGTCGTACGGAGACGCCGCCGTCGTCAGTGACCTCGATCTGGAGCTCCCCGACGGCTCGTTCACCGTGCTGGTCGGCCCGTCCGGCTGCGGCAAGTCCACCTCGCTGCGGATGCTGGCCGGCCTCGAGACGGTAACCTCCGGCACCATCACCATCGGTGACCGCGATATCACGAATCTGCAGCCGCGCGAGCGTGATATCGCGATGGTGTTCCAGAACTACGCCCTGTACCCGCACCTGAGCGTGCTGGAGAACATCGCTTTCCCGTTGCGCGCCAACAGGACCCCGCGACGTGCCGCCGTGACCCGCGCCACCGAGATCGGCGAATCCCTTGGCCTGGGCAAGCTGATGAACCGCAAACCCAAGGACCTCAGCGGCGGCCAGCAACAACGGGTGGCCATCGGGCGGGCCATCATCCGGGAGCCGTCGGTGTTCCTGTTCGACGAGCCGCTGAGCAATCTGGACGCCAAGCTTCGCGTCGAGACCAGAACCGAGCTGCTGCAGATCCAGCGGCGACTGGGTATCACGTCGGTCTATGTCACCCACGACCAGGAAGAGGCGATGACGCTGTCCGACCGGATGGTCGTGATGCGCGACGGGAAGATCGCCCAGCAGGGCACGCCACAGGAGGTCTACGGCACGCCGGCAGACACCTTCGTCGCCGCCTTCGTCGGAAGCCCGAAGATGAACCTTGTCGACGGCGAGCTCTCGGGTGAGACGTTCACGCTCCCCAGCGGTTTCACGCTCACCGTCGATGCGGACGCCGGTCGCGGTCCGGTGACGCTCGGTGTCCGGCCGGATGACCTGCTGCCCACGCTGTCCGAGGACGACGCGGCCGCGCGGGTGTCCCTGATCGAACACCTCGGCCCCCGCGCCATCGTCACGATCGAGGCCCGGGGCACCACACTCACCAGCGTGGTGGAGTCCTCGCGTCTGGCCGGAATCACCGAGGGCACCGCGGTCGACCTGGCCGTCAGACCGGGTGCCACCCATCTCTTCGACCCCACCACCGGCCAACGCCTCGTTGGTTCGAACAACAGATAG
- a CDS encoding carbohydrate ABC transporter permease translates to MKFQHGMVAPLVALFVGVVGFPLVYAAYLSVTDYKLTDRGAPAVVGADNYLATFADGSFWHAFGTTALYVVVAVGFELVIGLAIALALQKQRWARDLTRSMLLAPMFITPIAVGLTFRFLLNDQLGAIPAMLRTIGVDYDFFGPGRALYTLAFIDVWQWTPFMVLLLLAGLESIPKEPLDAARVDGAGGLYVLRRVILPLLAPVLVVAILLRSLDAMKVFEYVFATTRGGPGTETETLQYFIYQTGIQFFRLGSASSMAFVVLILVLAVIVIAFRRMERTRRAGAR, encoded by the coding sequence CTGAAATTTCAGCACGGTATGGTCGCCCCCCTCGTTGCCCTCTTCGTCGGGGTGGTCGGTTTCCCTCTGGTCTACGCGGCCTACCTGAGCGTCACCGACTACAAGCTGACCGACCGGGGAGCGCCCGCGGTGGTGGGCGCCGACAACTACCTGGCCACGTTCGCCGACGGGTCGTTCTGGCACGCCTTCGGAACCACCGCGCTCTACGTCGTGGTCGCCGTCGGCTTCGAGCTGGTGATCGGGCTCGCTATTGCGTTGGCACTGCAGAAGCAGCGCTGGGCACGGGATCTCACCCGGTCGATGCTGCTGGCGCCGATGTTCATCACCCCGATCGCGGTCGGGCTGACGTTCCGGTTCCTGCTCAACGACCAACTCGGGGCCATCCCGGCGATGCTGCGCACGATCGGGGTCGACTACGACTTCTTCGGCCCCGGCCGCGCCCTGTACACGCTGGCGTTCATCGACGTGTGGCAGTGGACGCCGTTCATGGTGCTGCTGCTGCTCGCCGGCCTGGAATCGATTCCCAAGGAGCCACTGGACGCCGCGCGGGTGGACGGCGCGGGCGGGCTGTATGTGCTGCGCCGGGTGATCCTGCCGCTGCTGGCTCCCGTGCTCGTGGTGGCGATCCTGCTGCGCAGCCTCGACGCGATGAAGGTGTTCGAGTACGTGTTCGCCACCACCCGCGGTGGTCCCGGCACCGAAACCGAGACGCTGCAGTACTTCATCTACCAGACCGGGATTCAGTTCTTCCGGCTCGGGTCGGCGTCGTCGATGGCGTTCGTGGTCCTGATTCTGGTGCTGGCCGTGATCGTCATCGCGTTCCGCCGGATGGAGAGAACGAGGAGGGCCGGAGCGCGATGA
- a CDS encoding SDR family NAD(P)-dependent oxidoreductase has translation MTRTVVVTGAGSGIGRAIATLLAQRDWRVVVTDVDGAAAREVAAGLPGAGHESTMLDVTSPEAAAGVASDIAERHGLDAWVSNAGISFMHRFLDAPIERYQQTLDVNLKGVFVCGQAAAREMVRSSVGGTIVNTASMAGKQGRVPFLSDYVASKFGVVGLTQAMAYELGEHGITVNCVCPGFVETPMQSRELQWEAELRGTTPDGVRAMMIADTPLGRLEQADDVARAVAFLLSDDARFITGEALAVNGGAYMD, from the coding sequence ATGACCAGAACAGTCGTGGTGACCGGCGCGGGATCCGGCATCGGACGCGCCATTGCCACCCTTCTCGCACAACGGGATTGGCGGGTCGTCGTCACCGATGTCGATGGCGCCGCCGCACGTGAGGTCGCGGCCGGCCTTCCGGGGGCAGGGCACGAGTCGACGATGCTGGACGTCACCTCACCCGAGGCCGCGGCAGGGGTGGCCTCCGACATCGCCGAACGGCACGGGCTCGACGCGTGGGTGAGCAATGCGGGCATCTCGTTCATGCACCGTTTCCTCGATGCGCCCATCGAGCGGTACCAGCAGACCCTCGACGTCAACCTCAAAGGCGTGTTCGTGTGCGGTCAGGCGGCCGCCCGGGAGATGGTCCGATCCAGTGTCGGTGGAACGATCGTCAACACGGCGTCGATGGCGGGCAAGCAGGGCCGGGTGCCGTTCCTGTCGGACTACGTCGCATCCAAGTTCGGCGTGGTGGGACTGACCCAGGCGATGGCCTACGAGCTCGGCGAGCACGGCATCACCGTCAATTGCGTGTGCCCGGGCTTTGTCGAAACCCCCATGCAGTCGCGGGAGTTGCAGTGGGAAGCCGAGCTTCGCGGCACCACGCCCGACGGTGTGCGGGCGATGATGATCGCCGACACGCCGCTGGGACGCCTGGAACAGGCCGACGACGTCGCCCGCGCCGTGGCGTTCCTACTCTCCGACGACGCGCGCTTCATCACCGGTGAGGCACTTGCCGTCAACGGCGGCGCATACATGGACTGA
- a CDS encoding DUF4436 family protein — MQPESKPAANDKPEKPHSSRALNATVLTTLAVVIAVYVGALVGYRLLEQPPRPFEFTESSVIGETAVIMRLGKIETVENKLTVDVLVHPDVDVLGTGPEAAANPVVRLSSWTEDGDLIHMHDDLKSNASTVELTAVGDPDHWPLDTYVSNTIGVEVFYGDGPNRRSVPAVIVVAGTINGWDVDSDMKTLAAPWGPVQAVSFHLERTRGAHAVDFGILLVLLVLPGTALFVAIEMLLNRRKFLPPFITWYAAMLFAVVPLRNILPGAPPTGAWIDVAVILWVLLALSAAMVVFLAAWWRQTRSEEQTRPKV, encoded by the coding sequence GTGCAGCCTGAATCGAAGCCGGCGGCGAACGACAAGCCTGAGAAGCCACACTCATCCCGAGCGCTGAACGCCACCGTGCTGACCACCCTGGCCGTGGTGATCGCGGTGTATGTCGGCGCGCTGGTGGGCTATCGGCTGCTGGAACAGCCGCCTCGCCCCTTCGAATTCACCGAGTCCTCGGTGATCGGAGAGACGGCGGTGATCATGCGACTGGGCAAGATAGAGACGGTCGAGAACAAGCTCACCGTCGACGTCCTCGTGCACCCGGATGTGGATGTACTCGGTACGGGGCCCGAGGCGGCCGCCAATCCGGTTGTGCGCCTGAGCTCGTGGACCGAGGACGGCGACCTGATCCACATGCACGACGACTTGAAGAGCAACGCCTCGACGGTCGAGCTCACGGCCGTGGGTGACCCCGACCACTGGCCGTTGGACACCTACGTCAGTAACACCATCGGCGTCGAGGTCTTCTACGGCGACGGCCCGAACCGCCGCAGTGTTCCGGCCGTCATCGTCGTCGCGGGCACGATCAACGGCTGGGACGTCGACAGCGACATGAAGACGCTGGCCGCTCCGTGGGGTCCGGTTCAGGCGGTGTCGTTTCACCTGGAGCGCACCCGCGGCGCGCACGCGGTCGATTTCGGGATTTTGCTCGTGCTCCTGGTGTTACCCGGAACCGCGTTGTTCGTGGCGATCGAGATGCTGCTGAACCGGCGCAAGTTCCTGCCGCCTTTCATCACCTGGTACGCGGCGATGCTGTTCGCAGTCGTGCCATTGCGCAACATCCTTCCGGGTGCGCCGCCGACGGGTGCGTGGATCGACGTGGCGGTGATCCTGTGGGTCTTGCTCGCGCTGTCCGCCGCGATGGTCGTCTTCCTGGCGGCCTGGTGGCGGCAGACCAGATCAGAGGAACAAACCCGGCCGAAGGTGTAG
- a CDS encoding winged helix-turn-helix transcriptional regulator codes for MTVLQGPLIDRMAWSAVGRCPIEKTMALVGTKSAMLLMREAYYGTTRFDDFARRVGITKAAASTRLSELVEVGLLTKRPYREPGQRVRDEYVLTEAGTEFMPVVWAMFEWGRKHLDDTPLRLTHLGCGAQAGVDIVCAEGHSVPPDELGVRMVRRSADGGSS; via the coding sequence ATGACAGTCCTGCAAGGACCGCTGATCGACCGCATGGCGTGGTCGGCGGTGGGTCGGTGTCCGATCGAGAAGACGATGGCACTGGTCGGCACCAAGTCGGCGATGCTGCTCATGCGGGAGGCCTACTACGGCACCACGCGCTTCGACGACTTCGCACGGCGCGTCGGCATCACCAAGGCCGCCGCGTCGACGCGGCTGTCCGAGCTCGTCGAGGTGGGGCTACTGACCAAACGTCCCTACCGGGAGCCCGGTCAGCGGGTCCGCGACGAGTACGTCCTGACCGAGGCGGGGACCGAGTTCATGCCCGTCGTATGGGCGATGTTCGAATGGGGACGCAAACACCTCGACGACACTCCGCTGCGCCTCACCCATCTCGGGTGCGGTGCACAGGCCGGCGTCGACATCGTCTGCGCCGAAGGGCATTCGGTACCGCCGGACGAACTCGGGGTGCGGATGGTCAGGAGGAGCGCCGACGGCGGCTCCTCCTGA
- a CDS encoding carbohydrate ABC transporter permease, with translation MNRSSLVTALRVTLLWAAGITVLFPIVWIALASVKTPVQLNDPFLVAFAPDFTAWRNVLDSDILSAAGRSALVALVTVGLSVVVGSMGAYAIARFRAGGTLTRFGMLAAQVLPPAVLVFPFLTMAYALRLTDTLVPVIFAHLSFVLPVVTWFLIGFFEAVPRSLEEQAQVDGFSRFAAFRLVVLPQVLPGIGAAAIFGFTLSWNDLFYGLILAPGKAAILPVAIAGFNTFRGVQIGSMSAAILIAVVPVVIASFFIQRKLVQGISGGAVKF, from the coding sequence ATGAACCGTTCTTCCCTGGTCACCGCGTTGCGGGTGACACTGCTGTGGGCGGCCGGCATCACGGTGCTGTTCCCGATCGTCTGGATCGCCTTGGCGAGCGTGAAAACACCTGTCCAACTCAATGATCCGTTCCTGGTCGCCTTCGCGCCGGATTTCACGGCGTGGCGCAACGTCTTGGACTCGGACATCCTGTCCGCTGCGGGCCGTAGCGCACTGGTGGCGCTGGTGACCGTCGGCCTCAGCGTGGTCGTGGGCAGCATGGGCGCGTACGCGATCGCGCGATTCCGGGCGGGCGGCACGCTCACCCGCTTCGGCATGCTCGCCGCCCAGGTGCTGCCCCCGGCGGTGCTGGTCTTTCCGTTCCTGACGATGGCCTATGCGCTGCGGCTGACCGACACGCTGGTCCCGGTGATCTTCGCGCATTTGAGTTTCGTTCTGCCCGTGGTCACCTGGTTCCTGATCGGGTTCTTCGAGGCGGTTCCCCGCTCCCTGGAGGAGCAGGCACAGGTCGACGGATTCAGCCGGTTCGCTGCGTTCCGGCTGGTGGTACTGCCCCAGGTCCTGCCCGGCATCGGCGCCGCGGCCATCTTCGGGTTCACGCTGTCGTGGAACGACCTGTTTTACGGACTCATCCTGGCCCCGGGCAAGGCCGCTATCCTGCCGGTCGCCATCGCAGGGTTCAACACATTCCGCGGGGTACAGATCGGCTCGATGAGCGCGGCGATCCTCATCGCGGTCGTTCCCGTCGTCATCGCGAGCTTCTTCATCCAACGCAAGCTGGTGCAGGGCATCAGCGGCGGCGCGGTGAAGTTCTAG
- a CDS encoding thiolase family protein translates to MAEHVTPYQDRDAVIVGAVRTPIGKGKASGALHEVLPADLLAHSLRELVQRTGVDPADIDDVIAGAVTQVGDQAVNIARNALLGAGFPESVPGTTVDRQCGSSQQALSFAAQGVLAGAYDIVVAAGVESMSRVPMGSSVLPGSNPFGLDMGARYPDGLVAQGISAELIAAKWNLSRTQLDEFSAESHQKAARATKDGLFDTELAPIAGLSADEIIRPDTGVETLAGLRPAFYNEAIGARFPQIGWEITAGNSSPLSDGSAAVMITSGATARRLGLRPLARIHTAVAVGSDPLYMLTGVIPATEKVLRKAGLTLSDIDLFEVNEAFAPVVLSWAKELGGASDSDLLARTNVNGGAIAIGHPLGASGARIMTTLVNALAQRGGRYGLQTMCEAGGMANATIIERL, encoded by the coding sequence ATGGCTGAACATGTGACGCCGTATCAGGACCGCGATGCCGTCATCGTGGGTGCCGTCCGAACCCCGATCGGTAAGGGCAAGGCCAGTGGCGCACTGCACGAGGTGTTGCCTGCCGATCTGCTGGCTCACAGCCTGCGCGAGCTCGTACAGCGCACCGGGGTTGATCCGGCCGACATCGACGACGTCATCGCCGGTGCGGTGACCCAGGTGGGCGACCAGGCGGTCAACATCGCCCGGAATGCGTTGCTGGGCGCCGGTTTCCCGGAAAGCGTTCCCGGCACCACGGTCGACCGTCAGTGCGGCAGTAGCCAGCAGGCCCTCAGCTTCGCCGCCCAGGGCGTCCTGGCCGGCGCCTACGATATCGTCGTCGCCGCCGGGGTGGAGTCGATGAGCCGCGTCCCCATGGGCTCGTCGGTGCTGCCCGGCAGCAACCCCTTCGGCCTCGACATGGGCGCCCGCTATCCCGACGGGCTGGTGGCCCAGGGCATCAGCGCCGAACTGATCGCCGCGAAGTGGAACCTGTCCCGCACCCAGCTCGACGAGTTCTCCGCCGAGAGCCATCAGAAGGCCGCACGAGCCACCAAGGACGGCCTCTTCGACACCGAGCTGGCTCCGATCGCCGGCCTTTCGGCCGACGAGATCATCCGTCCCGACACAGGCGTCGAGACGCTGGCCGGCTTGCGGCCCGCGTTCTACAACGAGGCCATCGGCGCGCGGTTCCCGCAGATCGGCTGGGAGATCACCGCAGGCAACTCGTCACCGCTGTCGGATGGCAGCGCCGCGGTGATGATCACCAGCGGTGCGACAGCCCGTCGGCTCGGTCTGCGGCCGTTGGCCCGGATCCACACCGCGGTCGCGGTCGGCTCGGACCCGCTGTACATGCTCACCGGCGTCATTCCGGCGACGGAGAAGGTCTTGCGCAAAGCCGGTCTGACCCTGTCCGACATCGACCTGTTCGAGGTCAACGAGGCGTTCGCCCCGGTGGTCCTGTCCTGGGCGAAAGAGCTGGGCGGGGCCTCGGATTCCGACCTCCTCGCCAGGACGAACGTCAACGGCGGCGCCATCGCGATCGGGCACCCGCTCGGCGCCAGCGGCGCACGGATCATGACCACCCTCGTCAACGCCCTGGCGCAGCGCGGCGGCCGCTACGGCCTGCAGACGATGTGCGAGGCCGGCGGAATGGCGAACGCCACCATCATCGAAAGGCTGTAA
- a CDS encoding BtpA/SgcQ family protein: MTTTWLDEVFNVTKPVIAMLHLSALPGDPGYDSAGGIAAVVNRARTELEALQSGGVDGVMVSNEFSLPYLTKTEPITAITMARIIGELLPDISVPYGVNVLWDGRASIDLAVATGAKFVREIFTGVYASDFGLWDTNVGETARHRARVGGSHVKLLFNIVPESAQYLAGRDLASITRTTVFATLPDAICVSGATAGSPTDTEAVRVVKSAAGEVPVFVNTGVRADNVAAQLSVADGAVVGTYFKKDGVFGNAAEKSRVEELMGAAREFRAGLA, encoded by the coding sequence GTGACCACCACCTGGCTCGACGAGGTTTTCAACGTCACGAAACCCGTCATCGCCATGCTCCACCTCAGCGCTCTGCCCGGTGACCCCGGCTACGACTCCGCAGGAGGTATCGCGGCCGTCGTCAACCGGGCGCGCACCGAACTGGAGGCGTTGCAGAGCGGCGGCGTCGACGGGGTCATGGTCAGCAACGAGTTCAGCCTGCCGTACCTGACCAAGACCGAACCGATCACCGCGATCACGATGGCCCGGATCATCGGCGAACTCCTGCCCGACATCTCGGTGCCCTATGGCGTCAACGTGTTGTGGGACGGTCGCGCCTCGATCGATCTCGCTGTGGCCACCGGGGCGAAGTTCGTTCGCGAGATCTTCACCGGTGTCTACGCCAGCGATTTCGGGTTGTGGGACACCAACGTCGGCGAGACCGCGCGCCACCGGGCCAGGGTCGGCGGATCTCACGTGAAGCTGCTGTTCAACATCGTCCCGGAGTCGGCTCAGTATCTGGCCGGCCGCGATCTGGCATCCATCACCCGGACCACCGTGTTCGCGACCCTACCGGACGCCATCTGCGTGTCGGGCGCCACCGCAGGGTCTCCGACCGACACCGAGGCGGTACGCGTGGTCAAGTCAGCGGCAGGCGAAGTCCCGGTGTTCGTCAACACCGGCGTGCGCGCCGACAACGTGGCGGCACAACTGAGCGTCGCCGACGGCGCGGTCGTCGGGACCTACTTCAAGAAGGACGGCGTGTTCGGCAACGCCGCCGAGAAGTCGCGCGTCGAGGAACTCATGGGCGCCGCAAGGGAGTTCCGCGCCGGCCTGGCGTAG